In a genomic window of Streptomyces pristinaespiralis:
- a CDS encoding GNAT family N-acetyltransferase, which yields MDITIRRIEPEEHTALGELTARAYLDGGLLALGEEDPYLEVLRDVAGRAARAEVYVAVDERGTLLGGVAFVPAGGPFADIAGPGEAEFRMLAVAAAARGRGAGEALVRTCVERARATPGCVRLVLSTQPTMYAAHRIYDRLGFVRTPDRDWEPVPDLVSLLTYALELHQTTRHYM from the coding sequence ATGGACATCACCATCAGACGAATAGAACCCGAGGAGCACACGGCGCTCGGCGAGTTGACCGCCCGCGCCTATCTCGACGGCGGGCTGCTGGCGCTCGGCGAGGAGGACCCGTACCTCGAGGTGCTCCGTGACGTCGCGGGCCGGGCCGCGCGGGCCGAGGTGTACGTCGCCGTCGACGAGCGGGGCACGCTGCTCGGCGGGGTGGCGTTCGTCCCGGCCGGCGGGCCGTTCGCCGACATCGCGGGGCCCGGCGAGGCCGAGTTCCGGATGCTCGCCGTGGCCGCCGCGGCACGCGGCCGCGGCGCCGGCGAGGCGCTGGTGCGCACCTGCGTGGAACGGGCGAGGGCCACCCCGGGGTGCGTACGGCTGGTGCTGTCGACCCAGCCCACGATGTACGCGGCGCACCGCATCTACGACCGGCTGGGCTTCGTGCGCACACCGGACCGGGACTGGGAGCCGGTCCCGGATCTGGTCTCGCTGCTGACATATGCGCTGGAGCTCCACCAGACCACCCGACACTACATGTAG
- the mctP gene encoding monocarboxylate uptake permease MctP — translation MNDGVNGVALAVFIFFFVAVTAMGFLAARWRKAENENSLDEWGLGGRSFGTWVTWFLLGGDLYTAYTFVAVPAAIYAAGAAGFFAVPYTILVYPLIFTFLPRLWSVSHKHGYVTTSDFVRGRFGSKGLSLAVAVTGILATMPYIALQLVGIQAVLDVMGVGGGETTHWFIKDLPLLIAFGVLAAYTYSSGLRAPALIAFVKDTLIYIVIAVAIIYIPIKLGGFDEIFASAGEKFAQINPATDKPNGALVPGEMGQWGYATLALGSALALFMYPHSITATLSSRSREVIRRNTTILPLYSLMLGLLALLGFMAIAAGVNVKNGQLAIPQLFENMFPDWFAGVAFAAIGIGALVPAAIMSIAAANLFTRNIYKDFLKPDATPAQETKVSKLVSLLVKVGALAFVLTMDKTVAINFQLLGGIWILQTFPALVGGLFTRWFHRWALIGGWAVGMIYGTAAAYGVASPTQKHFGGSSAEIPGIGEIGYIGLTAFVLNVVVTVVLTFVLRAAKAPDGIDETSPSDYTADAGDPGVKVELPPATAGAPGGH, via the coding sequence ATGAACGACGGCGTGAACGGCGTCGCACTCGCCGTCTTCATCTTCTTCTTCGTGGCCGTCACGGCCATGGGCTTCCTGGCCGCGCGCTGGCGCAAGGCCGAGAACGAGAACAGCCTCGACGAATGGGGCCTCGGCGGCCGGTCGTTCGGCACCTGGGTGACCTGGTTCCTGCTCGGCGGCGACCTCTACACCGCGTACACCTTCGTCGCCGTCCCGGCGGCCATCTACGCGGCGGGCGCGGCGGGCTTCTTCGCCGTCCCGTACACGATCCTCGTCTACCCGCTGATCTTCACCTTCCTGCCGCGGCTGTGGTCGGTGTCGCACAAGCACGGATACGTGACGACGTCGGACTTCGTCCGCGGGCGCTTCGGCTCCAAGGGCCTGTCCCTGGCCGTCGCGGTCACCGGCATCCTCGCCACGATGCCGTACATCGCGCTCCAGCTGGTCGGCATCCAGGCCGTTCTGGACGTCATGGGCGTCGGCGGCGGTGAGACCACCCACTGGTTCATCAAGGACCTGCCGCTGCTGATCGCGTTCGGTGTCCTGGCGGCCTACACGTACTCCTCCGGACTGCGTGCCCCGGCGCTGATCGCCTTCGTCAAGGACACCCTGATCTACATCGTCATCGCGGTGGCGATCATCTACATCCCGATCAAGCTCGGCGGCTTCGACGAGATCTTCGCCAGCGCGGGCGAGAAGTTCGCTCAGATCAACCCGGCCACCGACAAGCCCAACGGCGCTCTGGTGCCCGGGGAGATGGGTCAGTGGGGCTACGCCACGCTGGCGCTCGGCTCGGCGCTCGCGCTGTTCATGTATCCGCACTCGATCACGGCGACGCTCTCCTCGCGCAGCCGTGAGGTGATCCGCCGCAACACCACGATCCTGCCGCTGTACTCGCTGATGCTGGGCCTGCTGGCGCTGCTCGGCTTCATGGCCATCGCGGCCGGGGTGAACGTCAAGAACGGCCAGCTGGCGATCCCGCAGCTGTTCGAGAACATGTTCCCCGACTGGTTCGCGGGCGTCGCCTTCGCCGCCATCGGCATCGGCGCGCTGGTCCCCGCGGCCATCATGTCGATCGCCGCGGCGAACCTGTTCACCCGCAACATCTACAAGGACTTCCTCAAGCCCGACGCGACGCCGGCCCAGGAGACGAAGGTCTCCAAGCTGGTCTCGCTGCTGGTCAAGGTCGGCGCGCTCGCCTTCGTCCTCACCATGGACAAGACGGTCGCGATCAACTTCCAGCTGCTGGGCGGCATCTGGATCCTCCAGACCTTCCCGGCACTGGTGGGCGGTCTGTTCACCCGCTGGTTCCACCGCTGGGCGCTCATCGGCGGCTGGGCCGTCGGCATGATCTACGGCACCGCCGCCGCGTACGGCGTGGCCAGCCCGACCCAGAAGCACTTCGGCGGCTCGTCGGCGGAGATCCCCGGCATCGGCGAGATCGGCTACATCGGTCTCACCGCGTTCGTGCTGAACGTCGTCGTCACCGTGGTCCTCACCTTCGTCCTGCGGGCGGCCAAGGCCCCCGACGGCATCGACGAGACCAGCCCGTCCGACTACACGGCTGACGCGGGCGACCCGGGCGTCAAGGTGGAGCTGCCGCCGGCCACGGCGGGCGCTCCCGGGGGTCACTGA
- a CDS encoding DUF3311 domain-containing protein — MSAVPEVPEAPEAPEAKAPVVTPVRVIIALCLFAPFVAMLWVGSYAKLEPTFIGMPFFYWYQMLWVLISTALTMVAYKLWQRDQRARKGGASR; from the coding sequence ATGTCAGCAGTGCCCGAGGTGCCGGAGGCGCCTGAAGCGCCCGAAGCGAAAGCGCCGGTCGTCACACCGGTGCGTGTGATCATCGCTCTCTGCCTTTTCGCCCCGTTCGTGGCGATGCTCTGGGTCGGTTCGTACGCCAAACTCGAACCGACGTTCATAGGCATGCCGTTCTTCTACTGGTACCAGATGCTCTGGGTCCTGATCTCGACGGCCCTGACGATGGTCGCCTACAAGCTGTGGCAGCGTGACCAGCGCGCCCGCAAGGGGGGTGCGTCCCGATGA